GCATTGCTGCCAAGAGCCATATGAGTGAGCTCCAGGCCAACTATATCAATGCCCGCAATGCCTTCCGGGCAGAGGTGAATGCCAACTATAACGGCCAATATGAGGCGAATGTAAGTTACGAACGCTACATAGGTGACTGGTTCCGGCCATATATTGGTTTCAGCACACTCCGGCAGAAATACTACAACGTATTTACCAACAAGCAAACCTTCGAGCAGGATTTTGATCTGCCGGTACTGGGGGTACGTTATACACTACCGTTCTTCATAGATGCTGACCTCCGCGTTAATGCCAAAGGCCGGGTAAGGCTTGAACTGGATGGTGAACAGTGGCTACTGCCCAGGATGTTCTTTAACTGGCGTGTAAATACGGATCAGGAATACCATCTTGACCTGGAATACCTGCTTGCTAAGAAGATATCACTGTCCGGTGGCTATGATTCCAGGTATAAGTGGGGCGGCGGTTTACTGGTTCGTTTTTAATCATTTCAATTTTTATATTTTCAGATTTTCATGGCAAAAAGTAAGCATTATTACATTCGTAAATCACATCGTTATCTGGGTCTTATCCTGGGTATTCAGTTTTTACTCTGGACTATCGGCGGGCTGTACTTCAGTTGGAGCAATATGGACGAAGTGCATGGCGATTTCCAGAAGAAACCGGAACCTCTGTTATCAGCTAGTCTTTCTCTTGTATCCCCTACAGCAGCACTGAATACAATCCGGAAGGCTGCTGGCATAGATTCTGTGTCTTCTCTTCAGTTAATACAAATCCTGGGAAAGCCATATTATCAGATCAGGAGCATGGAGGATGTAAGCAAAGGCCCATCACATGAGCACTCTGGCCACCATCGGATATTTCTTATTGATGCCACCACTGGCCTGGTTCGGCCTGCCCTTTCTCAGCAGGAAGCTGTAGATGTAGCCAAAATACGCTTTAATGGCAATCCAAAGGTAGCATCGGTAGAATATTTAACTGCAACCGATGGACACCATGAATACAGGGAAAGTGCTTTACCGGCATATGCGGTTACGTTTGATCACCCATCTGCCACTACTGTCTATGTATCTGCTGAGCTTGGAACTGTACAGAAATTCCGTAATAACAAGTGGCGGATTTTTGATTTTCTATGGATGTTACATACGATGGACTATCAATCCAGGGATAATATTGGTAACATTTTGTTACGTGCTTTTTCGATATTTGGCCTGGTAACCGTAATGTCAGGTTTTATGCTTTATGCTGTAAGTGCCCGCTGGCTAAAACGTGGTAAAAAACGGGTTGTTGTAAGAAGTTGACAACTGAATATTATTATCAAATGAAAATATCCAGATCCATACAAATTAAAGTATTTTTACTTCTATTCGTATTCTCTATGAATACGTTGGTAGGATTTGCGTGTACGATGGAAGCAGGGATTGTTGGAACCGACCATCATGAGAATGGAGACAGTCATTCTCATGATGCGGGTCACCTTCATGGTAATAAAACGGATCATCAACATTTCTCATTAACACCATCTGCTAATAACAATGATAAAGACAAATGCTGTAATGACAATGTGTTAAAGTTTGAACGAATTGACAAGACGGTTCACTATCCAATAAATACAAGCCTTGAAAGCCCTGCATCAATTTTATATTTGCGCTTATATCGCCTTCTTTTAATTATTTCTACATTCTCTCCTTCAACCAGACTATATCCCCTTTCAAAATGGGCGCCTCCGCCAAATCAGGACATACGTGTGTCTATCCGGTCCTTTCAGATTTGATTTCTGTAACAAGTTACGCAACAGTTTATATATTGAATATTGGCTGCGTAAAACGCAGCCAATATTCCCGTATTTGTTGCTTTAAATATTAATGCTACCAGGCCGAATGTTTTTTGGCAGCGGTAAAATCTGCCATAAACATTCTCAACCCAATAACCCGTTGGTAATTTCCAAAAGTAAGTATCTATTGTAGCCAACAGTATTGGTAGATGTATGGAAACAATTATCCATTAAAAGGAAAAAAATGAAGATCAAACTTGTATTATCTGCCTTCCCTTTTCTGATATTCTTGCTTATGCATAGTTCTGCAATAGCACAATCGCATGAGAAAATGGCTATTCAAAACATATTAAACAGGTATAGATTAGCAATCGAAAAAATAGACACTGCCGATGCTATACTTCTGTTTCAAAAGGATGCAAAAATTTATGAACAAGGGAGTGACGAGGGGCATATCGGGCATTATCTCACTAATCACCTGATTCCAGAATTGAAAATGTTTAAATCCATCAGGTTTACGGACGTGGCGCAAGACGTTTTGGTAAATGGTGGTTATGCCTTTGTTACCGAAATCTATACTTATGCAATTGAGCTAAAGGACGCTAAAACAGTAAAAAACAGAGGCGTTAATACAGTCATGTTGCGGCATACCGTGACGGGTTGGAAAATTATTAACATGCACACTTCTTTTCGTAAAATCAGTTCGTAACCAACAATAGAAAGTAGTATTCAAAAAATATCTATTCAACTAAAAAACAAAATGAAATGGAAACTTTAATTAAAATCTCAATTGCTTTATTTCTTACGGCGTCTTTATTCCTTGGGATGTCTCAAGCACACGCTCAGCAAAAGCATAGCGCCTCCAATCATAGCAATCCCAAAGGCCCACATGGTGGCAAAGTAGAAGAAGCCGGATCATTTCATGCAGAAGTACTAATAAAAGAAGGTAAGGCAATATTCTACCTGCTTGACGACAAAGCCAGGGCTTTGCCGAATTCCGGGGTTACCGGTTCTGTAATGTTGATGTTCTCGGACGGCTCAATGAAAACGATTACACTAACATCGGAGGGCAGTGAGGGGTTTGTTGCCAATGAATCGAAAGCGGTGACCTATACCCAGGCGATTGTAACATTTAAAACGAAAGGGCAAACAGCTACCGCCAAATTTAATGCGGCATCCAGTTCCGCAGACGAGCATTCCGGTCATCGCCATTAGTTAAAATCCTGGGTCATGGTAAATTTTGGTTATGATCGGATGATATCTGGTTACAGATATAACAGTATCATGGCCCAGGTCTATTGTTGATATGTATGATCTATTTGAACTACTTGGACTACATCTTGATTGGTACATTTTAATAGTCTGTTTTCTTCTGTAAAAATTCATCATTTACTAAAGATCAACTAATGAAAAAAGAATATATTCCAGCTCTCCGCTTTAGCTGGCTTACTCAGTTCTATGATTTTATCCTGCAGGTTACTTTCCCTGAGAAAAGAATAAAAAAAGCGTTAATTACGCAATGCGCATTTAGAGAGAATGAGCATGTATTGGATTTTGGAACTGGCACTGCCACCCTTCCTTTGATGATTAAGCAGCGCTACCCGTTAATAACAATCATTGGTATTGATGTTGATAAAAACATTCTTGAAATTGCGGAACGAAAGATCCGGATTGAAAGAGAGTTGCATATTGAACTAATAAATTACAATGGCTTCAAAATTCCGGTTCCTGATAATTTTGTAGATAAGGTGGTTTCCTCACTGGTATTTCATCACCTATCTACCCAACATAAGCGGCTAGCGCTTAAAGAAATTCATCGGATATTGAAACCTGGTGGGGAATTGCATATAGCAGATTTTGGTAAACCGGATAACTTTTTCACCTCAGTGGCTTTTGGCATTTTCAGAAGATTTGATGGGGAGCAAAATACCAGGATAAATGTATTTGGATTATTGCCATATATGATTGATGCAGCGGGTTTTACAAATGTGGAGGAAAATGAGTATTTTAACACTCTTTTTGGTACAGTAAGATTAATTAGAGCTGTTAAAAATGAGCAATTCCCTTACCCTGATTATTCAGCAGTATAAGACAGATACAGAATCTGTTTATAATACATGGTTTATAAATAATGAGGAACGCCTAAAAGCCTTCCGCTCTATACGAAGAGGTGTGAGGCAGGTGGTGGACGATATAAAGAACAGGCAATTCCCGAACGACTTTAAAGGGTCATCGTTGGAATTTGT
The genomic region above belongs to Chitinophaga sp. 180180018-3 and contains:
- a CDS encoding nuclear transport factor 2 family protein, translated to MKIKLVLSAFPFLIFLLMHSSAIAQSHEKMAIQNILNRYRLAIEKIDTADAILLFQKDAKIYEQGSDEGHIGHYLTNHLIPELKMFKSIRFTDVAQDVLVNGGYAFVTEIYTYAIELKDAKTVKNRGVNTVMLRHTVTGWKIINMHTSFRKISS
- a CDS encoding class I SAM-dependent methyltransferase translates to MKKEYIPALRFSWLTQFYDFILQVTFPEKRIKKALITQCAFRENEHVLDFGTGTATLPLMIKQRYPLITIIGIDVDKNILEIAERKIRIERELHIELINYNGFKIPVPDNFVDKVVSSLVFHHLSTQHKRLALKEIHRILKPGGELHIADFGKPDNFFTSVAFGIFRRFDGEQNTRINVFGLLPYMIDAAGFTNVEENEYFNTLFGTVRLIRAVKNEQFPYPDYSAV